One part of the Nymphalis io chromosome 22, ilAglIoxx1.1, whole genome shotgun sequence genome encodes these proteins:
- the LOC126777208 gene encoding facilitated trehalose transporter Tret1-like isoform X1: MGKLHQAQTSIACSLGNMLTGLLYVWPSYTLQLYTDKNTTLLSSPMTDLESSLVGSLPSLGAMAGTAIIGWILSVFGRQKGGLIIALPLMISWLMIDMTSSSTLILIARFIGGTSGGAFMVHSPIYVSEVAEESIRGTLASAPITCYCLGVLLSYILGWFFTYRYIIWANIICCLIYVGLMMTVTESPVFLMRQKREEDARMAIAHYRGASLSSKIVMEEFSRLKQQITPAVELIAVDSDSKADEAEKEKLNNSNDDSEEKPKMSSFKVLFISPSSRRAFTVVGLTLSLQVMMGMVAVQVYAKDIFANAAPSLSSHFCSVMFALVLLSGSLLSALFSDKFGRRVLLVTSSIAVGLCLSGMGVFIQTSILPPWVTAVLILLYCFAFMFGSGSVPYVLLTEAFIPEVQSLASMLLMEWVWLLNFFIVGVFPYMIKFFGVHGSFYSFACFAIIDTIIGLFLVPETKSLTNEQIQEAFLRRRK, encoded by the exons ATGGGAAAGTTGCATCAAGCTCAAACAAGCATAGCAT gtTCCCTCGGGAATATGCTGACTGGCCTTTTATATGTATGGCCGTCATACACGCTACAATTGTACACTGACAAGAATACAACGCTATTGTCTTCACCAATGACTGACTTAGAGAGCTCCTTGGTGGGAAGCTTGCCTTCGTTAGGAGCTATGGCGGGAACGGCGATTATTGGTTGGATTTTAAGTGTGTTTGGAAGACAGAAAGGTGGACTTATAATAGCTTTGCCGCTTATG ATATCATGGTTAATGATAGACATGACAAGTTCGTCCACCCTCATACTTATTGCTAGGTTCATTGGTGGTACATCTGGGGGTGCGTTTATGGTTCACTCACCGATCTATGTATCTGAAGTTGCTGAAGAATCTATAAGAGGGACCTTAGCATCAG CACCCATCACATGCTACTGTCTTGGAGTTCTCCTTTCATACATCCTGGGATGGTTCTTCACTTACAGGTATATTATCTGGGCGAATATAATTTGCTGTCTGATCTACGTGGGCCTTATGATGACTGTTACGGAGAGTCCTGTATTCTTAATGAGACAGAAGAGAGAAGAG gaTGCTCGTATGGCTATCGCTCATTATAGAGGAGCTTCACTTTCCTCAAAAATTGTGATGGAAGAGTTTTCGAGATTAAAACAACAGATAACGCCTGCCGTGGAACTAATAGCAGTTGATTCTG aTTCTAAAGCAGATGAAGCTGAAAAAGAAAAACTGAATAACAGCAACGATGATTCGGAGGAGAAGCCAAAAATGTCATCATTTAAAGTGTtgt TTATTTCTCCATCATCTCGACGTGCTTTCACTGTAGTTGGTCTAACGCTATCTCTGCAA GTAATGATGGGTATGGTAGCGGTACAGGTGTACGCCAAGGACATATTCGCGAATGCTGCTCCCAGTCTTTCCTCACATTTCTGCTCTGTGATGTTTGCGCTGGTCCTACTCTCTGGAAGTCTTTTAAGCGCTTTGTTTTCTGACAAGTTTGGAAGACGG GTCCTTCTCGTTACCTCTTCAATTGCTGTGGGGCTGTGTCTGTCAGGAATGGGTGTCTTTATTCAGACCAGCATACTGCCTCCATGGGTGACAGCCGTGCTCATATTGCTGTACTGTTTCGCTTTCATGTTTGGCTCTGGGAGTGTACCATACGTGTTGCTAACGGAGGCTTTTATACCAGag GTACAAAGCCTCGCTTCAATGCTGCTAATGGAATGGGTGTGGCTACTCAACTTCTTCATCGTGGGTGTCTTCCCCTACATGATTAAATTCTTCGGAGTTCACGGATCTTTTTATAGCTTCGCTTGTTTCGCCATCATAGATACAATTATTGGTCTATTTCTCGTGCCAGAAACCAAGAGCCTTACCAATGAACAAATACAGGAAGCGTTTTTGAGGCGACGGAAATGA
- the LOC126777208 gene encoding facilitated trehalose transporter Tret1-like isoform X2: MLTGLLYVWPSYTLQLYTDKNTTLLSSPMTDLESSLVGSLPSLGAMAGTAIIGWILSVFGRQKGGLIIALPLMISWLMIDMTSSSTLILIARFIGGTSGGAFMVHSPIYVSEVAEESIRGTLASAPITCYCLGVLLSYILGWFFTYRYIIWANIICCLIYVGLMMTVTESPVFLMRQKREEDARMAIAHYRGASLSSKIVMEEFSRLKQQITPAVELIAVDSDSKADEAEKEKLNNSNDDSEEKPKMSSFKVLFISPSSRRAFTVVGLTLSLQVMMGMVAVQVYAKDIFANAAPSLSSHFCSVMFALVLLSGSLLSALFSDKFGRRVLLVTSSIAVGLCLSGMGVFIQTSILPPWVTAVLILLYCFAFMFGSGSVPYVLLTEAFIPEVQSLASMLLMEWVWLLNFFIVGVFPYMIKFFGVHGSFYSFACFAIIDTIIGLFLVPETKSLTNEQIQEAFLRRRK, translated from the exons ATGCTGACTGGCCTTTTATATGTATGGCCGTCATACACGCTACAATTGTACACTGACAAGAATACAACGCTATTGTCTTCACCAATGACTGACTTAGAGAGCTCCTTGGTGGGAAGCTTGCCTTCGTTAGGAGCTATGGCGGGAACGGCGATTATTGGTTGGATTTTAAGTGTGTTTGGAAGACAGAAAGGTGGACTTATAATAGCTTTGCCGCTTATG ATATCATGGTTAATGATAGACATGACAAGTTCGTCCACCCTCATACTTATTGCTAGGTTCATTGGTGGTACATCTGGGGGTGCGTTTATGGTTCACTCACCGATCTATGTATCTGAAGTTGCTGAAGAATCTATAAGAGGGACCTTAGCATCAG CACCCATCACATGCTACTGTCTTGGAGTTCTCCTTTCATACATCCTGGGATGGTTCTTCACTTACAGGTATATTATCTGGGCGAATATAATTTGCTGTCTGATCTACGTGGGCCTTATGATGACTGTTACGGAGAGTCCTGTATTCTTAATGAGACAGAAGAGAGAAGAG gaTGCTCGTATGGCTATCGCTCATTATAGAGGAGCTTCACTTTCCTCAAAAATTGTGATGGAAGAGTTTTCGAGATTAAAACAACAGATAACGCCTGCCGTGGAACTAATAGCAGTTGATTCTG aTTCTAAAGCAGATGAAGCTGAAAAAGAAAAACTGAATAACAGCAACGATGATTCGGAGGAGAAGCCAAAAATGTCATCATTTAAAGTGTtgt TTATTTCTCCATCATCTCGACGTGCTTTCACTGTAGTTGGTCTAACGCTATCTCTGCAA GTAATGATGGGTATGGTAGCGGTACAGGTGTACGCCAAGGACATATTCGCGAATGCTGCTCCCAGTCTTTCCTCACATTTCTGCTCTGTGATGTTTGCGCTGGTCCTACTCTCTGGAAGTCTTTTAAGCGCTTTGTTTTCTGACAAGTTTGGAAGACGG GTCCTTCTCGTTACCTCTTCAATTGCTGTGGGGCTGTGTCTGTCAGGAATGGGTGTCTTTATTCAGACCAGCATACTGCCTCCATGGGTGACAGCCGTGCTCATATTGCTGTACTGTTTCGCTTTCATGTTTGGCTCTGGGAGTGTACCATACGTGTTGCTAACGGAGGCTTTTATACCAGag GTACAAAGCCTCGCTTCAATGCTGCTAATGGAATGGGTGTGGCTACTCAACTTCTTCATCGTGGGTGTCTTCCCCTACATGATTAAATTCTTCGGAGTTCACGGATCTTTTTATAGCTTCGCTTGTTTCGCCATCATAGATACAATTATTGGTCTATTTCTCGTGCCAGAAACCAAGAGCCTTACCAATGAACAAATACAGGAAGCGTTTTTGAGGCGACGGAAATGA